The following is a genomic window from Bacteroidota bacterium.
TGTACACATAAATCTTTGCAATATTGAGCATATACAGAACCGGTGATCTTGCAATTTGAATTGACCTTCACTTTTTGTTTGAAAATAACTTCACCATCAAAACTATGTTCATCGATCATAAAGATCGAGTCAAATTTAATGTGTGGTTTAGGTTCAATTACTTTTCCTATTCTTTGATAACAATCTGATTTTTTAAAAGTGTAAATCATTTTGTCGGGACCTCCATCCGGTTGCGACTGTGCATAGGCGTGCCATTCCGGATCAATCTTCAATTTGAAGATGAGAGTATATTCTCCATTTTTATTATCTTCTTTTGAAAATGTCCATTTTCCGGGTTGGATAATTTGTCCGAAAACATTTCCAACAAGCATTAAAAAGAACAGGAGAAAGGTTGCTTTTTTCATATAAGGAGTAGAGCCACTAACGCAAAAAGGGGTTTGCGATTTTATTCGGACGAATTTAGATAATTTCACCTGCCGAACCAATCATATAGCTCATTTAATTGGATGTTCTTTTTAGTTGTTTCTGACAGATCTCTGTCGATTTTACCGTTTTTAAGCATAATTAATCGGTCGCCATATTCCATTACATCTCTCATTGAATGAGTTACCATAATGGCAGTGAGGTTCGATTGTTTGATGATATCATTTGCAAGTTTCATAATAACTCCGGCAGTTTTTGGATCCAGCGCAGCAACAGGTTCGTCCATCAATAACAGCTTAGTTTCATCAGAAGTTGCCATTAGCAGAGTTAATGCCTGGCGTTGTCCGCCTGATAATGAACCCATATTCTGGTTTAGTTTTGTTTCTAATCCGAGGCCCAGTCCGGAAACCTTTTCCTGAATCGAATCGATGAATTTTCGATCAATCCCTAATTTAAGGCTTTTACCATGAGTTCGCAATGAAGCCATTCTGAAGTTTTCTAAAATGCTCAAATCCGGCGCAGTTCCGGCCAGCGGGTCCTGAAAGATCCTGGCTATCCACTTGCTTCTTTGGTAATCTTTTAGTCCGGTAACATCTATTCCATCCAACAGAATTTTTCCTGTTTCCGGGAATATGTTTCCGGCAAGTAAATTCAATAATGTTGATTTGCCGGAACCATTACTTCCTACTATCAGTGTGAATTCATTTTGTTTTACTGATAAATGAAAATCATGAAGCAAATGGTTTTCATTTGCAGAACCTTTATTAAATGTTTTGGAGATTCCCTGCAGTTCTATCATGCTTTACTTTTTAAGTTAGGAATACTCACAACGATAAGTACAAAAACTGCAACAACAAGTTTCAGATAAATTGCATCGATTCCAATGCTCAATGCAAATGCCAGGATCATTCTGAAAACAATACTCCCTATGATCACTCCTGTAAGCTGGATCAGCAGTCTTTCATTTCCTTTTCGGGAAAAAAGAATTTGTCCGATCATGACTGACCCTAGTCCAATGATCACAACACCAATTCCCATATTTATATCAGCAAAGCCCTGGATCTGTGTGATGAGATATCCGCTGATTGCAGTCAAGCCATTTGCCAGTGCGATCCCAAATATTTTCATTGCATCAGTATTGACTCCTAATGCACGGATCATTTTTTCATTGTTCCCTGTTGCCCGCATTGCCAGACCGAAATCTGTTTTCAATAACCAGATCAGAGCGGAGAAAATTACGAGAATGATCAGAGTAAGTATAATAAACTGTTGTATTGCCAATGAATCTGAAAATGAACTTGAGGAAAAAATTGAAGGATAATTTATCAGTGGAAGATTCGATCTCCCCATAATAGCAAGGTTGATAGAATATAATGCAGTCATAACAAGTATACCTGCTAAAAGTGCATTGACTTTTAACCGGGTGTGAATAAATCCTGTAATTGCTCCCGCAGCTGCACCTGCAAAAAATGCGATCGGTAAAGCAAAGAGGGGAGTATAGCCATCTGAAATAAGAACAGCTGCTACAACGCCGCCTAAAGTAAAACTTCCGTCAGTCGTAATATCCGGAATATTAAAAATGCGCATAGAAATAAAAATGCCCATAGCAAGCGAAGCAAATCCAAGTCCCAGAATAATTGCGCTTAAATAAAAGCTCATCAGTTTTATTTTACTGACGTGAAGGTACTATCGAATGCTAAACCAAACTGCTCAGCTTTCATTTGGTTATAAACACGTCTGCGAACAGTGACTATTTCCGGAGCTAAACCCGAAGTTGATTTCGATTTGAGAAAAGCTGCTGCTTGTGTCCCACTCTGAAAACCCCATTGATACATATCAGCGCCGAATGCTGCTACAGCACCACGACTGACTAAACCTTCTTCACTTGTAAAAACAGGAACATTTTTGTCGTCGCAACTTTTTACGATTATTTCCATCGAAGAAAAAACAGTATTGTCAGGCAAGGCAAAAAATGCATCAATATTTTCTGAAAGAAGTGAAGCTACAACCAATTGCGTTTCACTTGAATTATTTACAGGCATTTTTATAAGTACCAATCCAGCATCTGTACATGTTTTTTCAATTCGTGCCAGTGCATCAACTGATTGTGGTTCGCTCTGATTATAAATGGTGCCGACTTTTTTTGCATTAGGCAAAACATTTTTTATTAATAGTAATGCAGTATCAAGGTAATCGAGTGTTTCATAAGTGCCAAATAAATTAGCAGGTGATTTCCCTGCTGCATCAGTAAGCTTTGCCAGATCAGGTCGCGGTGAAACCATCATAAAGATCGGAATCGTTTTCGTTTTCTGAACAGCAGAGATAGTAGGCAGAGTAGGGTTGGTAGCAATCAGAGTAGGATTCTTGCTGATGATATAGTCAAGCGATTGCAACATCGTTGGCTGATCATTTTGTGCATTGCGATAAATGACTTCAATGCTCGAAGAATCAAAACCATTTTGCTTCAGTGCATCGAAGAAACCTGTTTTTGCTTTTTCTAATGTTTCATCCTGAAGTTGATCGATGAAGCCGATGATAGGCTTGTTTGATTTGGGAGAAGTACAGGATATGAATAGAAGAAGGAATGAGTAGAATAGATATTTCATAAATTTTGTGTGTGTCTACCGAAACCCGGTTCTGGTATGGTGCTTTCTTTCAGCATCGATATGTTGATGAGCATCACAATCGTACTTACTCTCAAGCCCAATGGGAGTGTCAGTTTGAGTTTGAGTGTGGAATGTCACTACTTGTAGACTGTATGCGTGATTTGAAAGCAATCGGGACTATATCAAGGTAGAAAATTACCAACTGCCTCCGGCACCGCCGCCACCGGAACTACCGCCACCAAATCCTCCGAAGCCGCCGCCGCCGCCGAATCCACCACCACCGCCGGTGAATCCACCCCACGAGCCATGACTTCTGCTGGAAGCTGCATTGAGTAGTGCCCATGCTGCCCAGAATCCTAAATTATTTTTGCGGCCGTATCTTTTTGCTCTTCCTACCTGAGAAATTATAATGACAAAGAAAATGAATGCAACCATAAGGAAAGGAAATATTCCACCTTTATCACCTTTTGATTTTTTTCCTGATGCTTTATATTCTCCGGTTACAATTCCTGTGATTGCAGAAGTTCCTGCATCAATACCACCAAAATAATCACCGCTTCTGAATTTGGGAACAATTTCACGATCGATGACCTGCTTTACTAAGGCATCCGGAAAAACACCTTCCATTCCATACCCGGTCGTGATCCAGACTTTTCTGTCGTCTTTAGCAACCAGCAAAAGAACGCCACTGTTATTTGATTTATCGCCGATCTTCCATTTGTTGAAAAGCTGAACTGCGTAATCAGAAATATCATAATTACCAACTGATGCCATTACGACAACTGCAATCTGCATTGATGTGGTATCATCAAAAGCAACAAGTTTGTTTTCGATTGATTGAAGTTCATCAGGACGCAAAGTTCCGGTGAAATCGGTGACAAGTCGGTTTGGTTTTTCCGGGAAATCATCAGCTGCAATTCCTGCGAAAGAAAATAGCACAAGACAAACCGCAAGTAATGAGCGGTAGAATTGTGGAGAAAGAATTTTTGTGAATGTGATCACTCCGGTAATTTATTGGTTGTAAATTATACTTTGAAAACGATGTCGTCTGACAATTCATTTTTGTCATTCGACTGATATGGAAAATGAGTCTTTAGTGCTTTGCCGGACATTTCAATTCCAATGGTCAGGCCTTTTACAAATTCGCCTTCTGTGAAATAGTTGGTCATCTTTGCTTTGATCTCATGCCAGAAGTCATCTTTGACAATTGCATGTATACCGGCATCACCTAAAATAGCAAACTGACGGGATTCGAAAGCAAGATAGAATAAAACTCCGTTTCTGTCTTTCGTATTTTTCATTCCTAATTTGTCGAAGATGTATGCTGCTCTGTCGAGCACGTTTTCTCCACATACATCTTCAACAAAAAGGCGTATTTCACCTGATGTGTTTTTTTCAGCAGCAGCTATTGTAGCTAAGATCTGCTGACGTTCCTTTTCAGATAATTTATCTTCTGCTGCCATTAGAATTTTACTTCAGGAGCTTTTTCGCTGCCTTTGTCTGATTCAAAATATGGTTTCATAGGGAATCCGAATAAGCTTGCAAAAATCACTCTCGGGAATTTTGTACGTGAAGCATTATATTCCTGAGCAGCTTCATTGTATTGACGACGTGATTCAGTGATACGGTTTTCCGTTCCTTCTAATTGCGCTTGAAGCTGATTGAAACTTTCAACAGCTTTCAACTGCGGATAGTTTTCTGCTACTGCAAGCAATCTTCCCAATGCTCCACCAACCTGCGCTTGAGCAGCCTGGAATTCACGAAGTTTTTCAGGAGTAATATTGTTCGGATCGATTCTGATGCTCGTTGCCTGCGCACGTGCTTCCATTACAGCAGTAAGTGTAGATTTTTCAAAATCAGCAGCACCTTTTACAGTGTTTACCAGATTAGGAATAAGATCTGCACGACGTTGATACTGTGTTTCAACATTCGCCCATGCCTTGTTGACTGATTCTCTTGATCCAACTAAACCGTTGTAAGAAGTGATCGAAAACAAAACCAGAACTCCGAGGATGATCCAAATTAGGTACTTTTTCATTGTTTATTGTTTATTTTAAGTGGTTAGTGTTAATGACGAAAAACTCAACGGAAAATTTTACGCTGCAATCAATTCTTTCAGCACTTTTTCCAGCTCAACCGGACGTTGAGTTCCAATACGGTACGGGTTACCGTCTTTGTCTGTGATCTCTACTGCTTCATTGCCGCCGGTATAAAAACGGATCAGACCCTTCAGATGCAGATTGAAAACAGCGTTGTTCAGGTTATATTGACTGTATTTTTTACGCTCTACTTTTACAATATCTTTCAATTCAATACTGACTTTCTTTGTAGTCCATAAACCATCTAATTCAATATAAGTTTTAAAAACCCGGATCTTTAAATGCAAAACAAAAAGCAGAATGATGCTGATAACGATTATGACAACTCCCAGAAGAAAGAAAAGATCACCATTGTGGTTGTTAGTCACTTTCCACCAATACAAACCGAAGCAGAATAAAGCAAGTGACAGACGTCGCAGCATACTCAGTTGGTTATAACCGAGGTACTGTTTTTCTACATAAAGCGGTGTTGATTCGTTAGCCATAAATTCGTTCAACGTACAGTACAGAAACCGTCTCTTCCGTGATTTTAAAACGGTCGTCTATACGATGTCCCAAGATACATACAATGTCTTTACCCGACAAGAGCACATAGGTCATTTCTTTCTCAAATCTATTCACTTTTTTATCGATCAAAAAGTCGCTGATTTTCTTTCTTTTAGTCATCCCAAGGGGATAAAAGGAATCGCCGGCCTGCCATTTTCTTACTTGTAGTGGATAACTTATTTTACCGGCATCAACAGCCTGGATATTTTCTTCCCTTGGGATAGCTGTCAGGCGGTTTGAACTGATAGTTTCAAAACTGAATTTGTGATCACCGATTTCCAACTGATCCGGTGTATGGGAAATTAAGAATTCCTGCGTTGGCTCTGATTTTTTTGGTTGAAGTACTAAAGAGTTTCTATCGTAGAGGATGCGGGCAGACTGACTTTGAAAGATCTTTCCCGGCGATGCGTTCAGAATTTTTCCCGGTTCCAGATTTGTGATTCCATAAGAATGCAGAACGGCAGATAATAAAGCCGCACTGAATTGAAAATCCATTACAGGTTTTAACCTGATTGTAACAGAGCCGTCAGGCGTTACTGAAGTATTTTTCTTTTTCCAGTCTTCAATAAATGTTTTCTGTATGTGATTAGCAAAATCAAAAAAATCAAGGGAGCGTTGCATGCTTTTTCAAATTCCTGATTCTTTGTTTTTAATTCCGGTATTACTGTATGTCGGATGCGGTTGCGGAGGTAGTCGTCGCCGGCATTTGAACTGTCTTCACGCCATTTCAATTTTTTCTTCCTTGCAAAATGCTCTAATTCTTCTCTTGTAGCAAAAAGAAGTGGCCGGATTATATGTCCATTGAGTGCAGAAATGCCTTTCATTCCTGACAAACCTGTTCCACGAATTGTATTGATGAAAAATGTCTCAATTGAATCATTCAAATGATGTGCTACTGCGATCTTGTCAATTTCATTCTCTGCCCTGATCTTTTCGAACCATCTGTATCTCAGTTCACGTGCTGCTTCCTGTATTGAAAGTTTATTCTCTTTTGCATATGACTTTGTCTTAAATTGAATACTATAAAACGGAACATTATAAGCAGCCGCAATTTTTTTTACAAATTCTTCATCGCCGTCAGATTCCTTTCCACGGAGTTTAAAATTACAGTGAGCAATTACGAAATCAATCTTACTTTCTCTTAAAAGTCTGCAGAGAACAATTGAATCAAGTCCGCCACTTACTGCAACAAGAACATTCTGTCCTTGCTTGAGTAGATCTTTTTCAATTAAAAAGTTGTTGAACTCGGTCAGCAGCATATTACTATTTTTTCAAAAGTACTTTTTTCATTGCCTCAGCTTTCAGTAAACATTCATCATATTCTTTTTCTGCAGCAGCTCCAATCGTAATTGCACTCCCGACTGTAAAGGAAAGATATTTTTTTTCGGAATTATAAAGAATGCTTCTGATCACCACATTGAGATCAAAGTCTCCGTTTGGTGAAAGATAGCCAACTGTTCCCGAATAAAGGCCTCTTTTTGTTTTTTCAGTAACTTCAATTATTTCCATTGCCCTGATCTTCGGAGCTCCGGTCATACTGCCCATGGGAAAGGTGGTTCGGATCAGATCAGAGATGTTGTTCCCTTCAGCAAGCTCGGAAGTTACTGTAGAGATCATTTGATGTAATTGGACGAATGTCTTTATGCCGAAAAGTTCTTCGACCTTAACGGAACCTTTCTTAGCAGTTCTTGATAGGTCGTTTCTTACCAGATCAACGATCATTACATTTTCAGACCGTTCTTTTTCGTCGTGAAAAAGTCTTTCCGCTATTAATTTATCTTCTTCCGGATTGCTATCTCGTCGTGCTGTGCCTTTTATTGGTTGCGAAATTATTTTTTGTCCGCGCTTCGCCAGATATCTTTCCGGACTTGCACACATTAAGAAATGCTCATTGTATTTTGAGAAAACGCTGAATGGCATTGGAGATATTTCATTCAGATCTAAATAGGTTTGAAAAGGATCTATCGTTGCATGTTCAGAATAAAATTCCTGGCAATAATTCATTTCATAAATATCTCCACGTTGAATGTGTTGTTTTTAATTTCGTTGATCTCAGAAATATATTCATCACGACTTAAACGTTGGTCAATTCTGATCTCTGTTCCTTTAGTAGATTGATCAGGTTCCTGAACTTTGATCTGTTCAATAAATAAATTGATCTCTTCAGGAGAATATTTTTCCTGAATGTAATGAACAAAAAGCTTTTTTTCTCTGATCTCAAAAACAACAGCAGGTCGGTAAATTATGAATTCCGGAAAATTTATTTTATCAGGGTTAGTGGAGGAGAGCGTTTCAATTTTATTTTTCAGATCGTATGACAAATGCAAAATGTACCAGTCATTGGAATCAGAAATAAATTTTAGTGCATGAAAAAGATCTTCATACATGAAGATTTCAACAGGATCAACAGCAAGTAGGACATCAAAATTGCTGTAATTGTCAGTCTGATTATTGGAATGTGAATTGCTGTTTAAAAGAGTGAACACATCATACCGCTTGGCCCAATTCAATAATTTTTCAACTGAAATGTTTTCAACCGGAAAAGTGATCGTAACTCTATTCATTGGTTATTGACGAATGATATTCTTCATAGCCTCGATCCATTTTGGTGAATCATTTAAACTTTCAACGAGCTGTACTTTTTCACCGCCATGTTCCTTGAACAAATCACCATACTCCACGCTGATTTCGTAAACTGTTTCAAGGCAATCACTAACAAAGGCAGGGGCAAAGACGAGTAATTTTTTATCACCTTTTGCTGCACGTTCTTTAATGATCATATCCGAATAAGGTTTTATCCATGGATCTTTTCCAAGACGTGACTGAAAGCAGATCGTATATTTTTCTTTTGGAATGTTCATGGCTTCTGCCATTTTTCGTGCAGTCTGATGACATTGCGCACGATAACAAAATGCGTTTTTATCATTCAGCGTATCGCAGCATCCGTCATTCAGACAATGATCAAAGTTGTCACCTTTTTTAATCTGTCGTTCAGGCAAACCATGAAAGCTCATCAGAACATGATCATAATTTGAAGGATTATGTTTGTTACCCAACTCTGCAAAGGCCTGAATGAAATCAGGATGGTCACAGAAACTATTGATGAATTCTATTTCAGGAACGATCTCCCATTTAGAAATAATACTCATAATTTTTTCCTGAACTGAACCTGTCGAAGCAGAAGCGTATTGCGGAAAAAGAGGAAGTACAATTATTTTCTTGTAAAATTGTTTTTTATAATGTTCTAATGCACTGTCTAATGATGGACTTTGATAACGCATTGCCATTTGCACGTCATATCTTTCTCCCAATGATTTTGAAAGAAGTTCATGTTGACGTTCGCTATAGTGGAGCAGAGGAGATTTTCCATCTTTCCGCCAGATCTCCTTATATAGTTTCGCTGATTTTGAACTTCTGAATGGAACAATTATCAGATTGACAAGGAACATTCTTGCGATTGGGTGAATGTCGATCACCCTTGGATCATTTAAAAATTCACTCAGATATTTTCTGACATCAGAAGTTGCCGGACTATCAGGGGTTCCAAGGTTTACGATGAGTACTCCAGTCTTCATAAATTAATTCTATGCAATGATTAAATGTGAATAGCTCTGTTGTCAGTAGCTGCCAGACAAGCTTCTTTAAATACTTCCGTGTAGGTAGGATGCGCATGACTCATACGTGCAATATCTTCTGCAGAAGCTCTGTATTCCATTGCAACAACAGCTTCAGCGATCATATCAGCAACACGTGGACCGATCATGTGAACGCCCAGTATTTCATCTGTATTCTTGTCTGCTAAAACTTTTACAAAACCATCCATGTCCATACTCGCACGTGCACGACCACTTGCTTTGAAAGGAAAATTTCCGGTTTTATATTCACGCTTTTGTGTTTTAAGTTCTTCTTCAGTATAGCCAACTGCTGCAACTTCCGGCCATGTATATACAACACCCGGAATCAGCAAATAGTTTATATGTGGTTTTTGTCCAGCAATACTTTCTGCAACCATTATTCCTTCTTCTTCTGCTTTATGAGCAAGCATAGCACCTTTCACCACATCACCAATTGCATAAATCCCTGCAATGTTTGTTTGTAAATGCTCATTGACTTCAACACGGCCACGGTCGTCTGTTTTTACCCCGGCTTTGTCAAGTTGTAGTCCGTCGGTGTATGGTTTTCTTCCAACGCTAACCAGACAATAATCACCTTCAAGCTCGAGTTTTTTATCTCCCGGAGCATCAGCTTTCACAGAAACATTTTTTCCATCTGAAGTAACACCGGTAACTTTATGATTGAGATAAAATTCAAATCCGATCTTTTGTAATGACTTTTGTAATTCTTTTCCAAGAGAACGATCCATTGTTCCAATGATAGAATCGGTGAATTCAACAACAGAAACTTTTGACCCCATACGTGCATAAACGGAACCAAGTTCAAGTCCAATGACTCCGCCGCCGATGATGACAAGATGTTTTGGAATTTCAGAAAGATTCAATGCTTCGGTAGAAGTTATAATTCTTTTTTATCGGTCTCAATTCCTTTCAGTGATGCAGGTTTTGATCCGGTTGCAATGATTGTTTTTTTTGTTTCAAGGATTACAACATCTTTTCCTTCAGCTTTCACTGAAATCTTATTTGCAGATTCAAAGCTTCCAACGCCATAAAAAACATCGATCTTATTTTTTTTCAACAGATAATTTATGCCATCTACATTTTGTTTGACGACATCATTTTTTCTTGCGATCATTTTTGGAAGATCGACTTTCAGATCTTTTAATTGAATTCCATGAATAGAAAAAGTGTGAGCAGCATTATGATAGTGCTCGGAAGAATCCAGTAAAGCTTTGGAAGGAATACAACCAACATTCAGGCAAGTTCCACCTAATGAATTATATTTCTCAATTATGGCAGTTTTCAGTCCAAGTTGAGCGCAACGGATTGCTGCCACATAACCTCCTGGACCGGAGCCAATTACAGTAACATCATATGAAGACATAGAATCTTTTGTAAAAATTACTTTCCCAAAAGTCGGGAGATTTGAATGGCGAAGTTAGTGAGATTTAGGGAGAAACCGGAAGGTTTTTAGTAGTGATTTTTCTCCGGCAGATCTCTGCGTGATCCGGTTGAAAAAATTCGTAATAAAATATTTCCCGCAGATCTCGCAAATCTCGCAGATCAAATGAAGAATTTTCAGAAAAAATCTGCTTACTCCGAAATCTGCTGGAAAAAATACAGCTAAAATTATCTCTCACAGATTACAGAGAAAAAACACATAACTCTGCGCTAAATCTGCGTGATCCGCGAGATCTGCGGGGGAAAAAATTTTCTTGCTTAAAACAAATGCAAGATCCTCTTAAACCCAAAATAAAGCAAGATCGAACAAGTCAGAAAAGCGCAAATAAAACCGATAAAATCTCCATTGCGGGCATAAAAAGTGACGGTCTTGTTTCTATAAACTTTTCCGTGAATAGCATCTTCCACCCACCATTGAGTAGGTTGTGAAACATCGCCGCGTTGATTGATGAAGCAACTGATTCCTGTATTTGCAGAACGAGCAATACTTTTTCTGAATTCGATTGCAAGTATTCTCGCGTAGTTCATGTGTTGTCTGTAACCGGGAGTATTTTCCCACCATCCATCGTTGGTAATTACTGCGATGAACTGTGCACTGTCGCGCATGTAACCACTCATGAAATCGCCATAAATGGATTCATAACATATTGCAGGGGCTACTTTACTTCCATCAGTTGCAACAAAATTTGTACGGTAAGGTTGTGTTCCCAGACTTCCGGAAGTGCCACCTAATTCAATTGCATAATTTTCCAGAAAGCCGAAAATTTTCGGATACGGCATTTTTTCAACACCTGGAACAAGTTTACTTTTATGATACAGTTGAATTGGCAATGCATCGCCCATGAGCATTGCAGCATTGAAGACATCAAAATAATTTTCACTTCCATTCATTTTCCTTGATGTAACAGTTCTTTTTGAAGAATCATTATACTGTTTGAAGGAAGTTAGTCCAATGATCACATTGAGTTTCGGAAAATGGTCGACATATCTTCTAAGCGATAAAACAGATTTATCTACTTCAATCCGGTCTTCCCAGATCCCGTCAGGCATTGCTGTTTCAGGAGCAAGTAAATATTCGGTATTTGTATCAAGTACAGTTGATGAGAGCCGAAGAATTTTATTTAATTGTTCGTCACCCGTGCCACTGAATTTTTCATTGTAAGGATCAATATTCGGCTGAACGATTGCAACTTCAGTTTCGATGCCTTTGTCTTTATGCTCATAATAAATGTAGAGTGAAAATATTGTCGGCCCTGCAAGTAAAATAAAGATCAGCAACGAAAGCAGAAGGATGTTGATTTTCCTCAAGCGTAACAGCAGATCTCTGTACCAGAAATTTTTTGCAAGTTGAAATACCAGCAGATTTATTATCAGGATCCACAACGAACCGCCCAATGCACCTGTATATTCATACCATTGGATCCATTCAGGATGTGTTGCAAAAGCATTTCCCAGAGTTAACCACGGCCAGCTGATCTCCCAGTTAAGGTGCAGATATTCGAATGCTATCCAGAAAAGTACGAAGGAAGAATACCCGATTGCCGGGCCCTGACTTTTTTTAACGCGGTAAAATAAATACCACACCACAGCCATAAATAAACTATTCAATCCGATGGCAACAAAGCTGCCAACATCACTCGAAAAATAGA
Proteins encoded in this region:
- the hemH gene encoding ferrochelatase, with protein sequence MKTGVLIVNLGTPDSPATSDVRKYLSEFLNDPRVIDIHPIARMFLVNLIIVPFRSSKSAKLYKEIWRKDGKSPLLHYSERQHELLSKSLGERYDVQMAMRYQSPSLDSALEHYKKQFYKKIIVLPLFPQYASASTGSVQEKIMSIISKWEIVPEIEFINSFCDHPDFIQAFAELGNKHNPSNYDHVLMSFHGLPERQIKKGDNFDHCLNDGCCDTLNDKNAFCYRAQCHQTARKMAEAMNIPKEKYTICFQSRLGKDPWIKPYSDMIIKERAAKGDKKLLVFAPAFVSDCLETVYEISVEYGDLFKEHGGEKVQLVESLNDSPKWIEAMKNIIRQ
- the lnt gene encoding apolipoprotein N-acyltransferase translates to MSKYRNSFLLSGVAALSGILLWLAWPDHGFTPLIFIAFVPLLFCEHVYSRSKEKNNGRKLFGKFFIGMLLWNILTTWWIYFSSDVGSFVAIGLNSLFMAVVWYLFYRVKKSQGPAIGYSSFVLFWIAFEYLHLNWEISWPWLTLGNAFATHPEWIQWYEYTGALGGSLWILIINLLVFQLAKNFWYRDLLLRLRKINILLLSLLIFILLAGPTIFSLYIYYEHKDKGIETEVAIVQPNIDPYNEKFSGTGDEQLNKILRLSSTVLDTNTEYLLAPETAMPDGIWEDRIEVDKSVLSLRRYVDHFPKLNVIIGLTSFKQYNDSSKRTVTSRKMNGSENYFDVFNAAMLMGDALPIQLYHKSKLVPGVEKMPYPKIFGFLENYAIELGGTSGSLGTQPYRTNFVATDGSKVAPAICYESIYGDFMSGYMRDSAQFIAVITNDGWWENTPGYRQHMNYARILAIEFRKSIARSANTGISCFINQRGDVSQPTQWWVEDAIHGKVYRNKTVTFYARNGDFIGFICAFLTCSILLYFGFKRILHLF
- the tilS gene encoding tRNA lysidine(34) synthetase TilS, translating into MDFQFSAALLSAVLHSYGITNLEPGKILNASPGKIFQSQSARILYDRNSLVLQPKKSEPTQEFLISHTPDQLEIGDHKFSFETISSNRLTAIPREENIQAVDAGKISYPLQVRKWQAGDSFYPLGMTKRKKISDFLIDKKVNRFEKEMTYVLLSGKDIVCILGHRIDDRFKITEETVSVLYVERIYG
- a CDS encoding ATP-binding cassette domain-containing protein, giving the protein MIELQGISKTFNKGSANENHLLHDFHLSVKQNEFTLIVGSNGSGKSTLLNLLAGNIFPETGKILLDGIDVTGLKDYQRSKWIARIFQDPLAGTAPDLSILENFRMASLRTHGKSLKLGIDRKFIDSIQEKVSGLGLGLETKLNQNMGSLSGGQRQALTLLMATSDETKLLLMDEPVAALDPKTAGVIMKLANDIIKQSNLTAIMVTHSMRDVMEYGDRLIMLKNGKIDRDLSETTKKNIQLNELYDWFGR
- a CDS encoding ABC transporter substrate-binding protein, with the protein product MKYLFYSFLLLFISCTSPKSNKPIIGFIDQLQDETLEKAKTGFFDALKQNGFDSSSIEVIYRNAQNDQPTMLQSLDYIISKNPTLIATNPTLPTISAVQKTKTIPIFMMVSPRPDLAKLTDAAGKSPANLFGTYETLDYLDTALLLIKNVLPNAKKVGTIYNQSEPQSVDALARIEKTCTDAGLVLIKMPVNNSSETQLVVASLLSENIDAFFALPDNTVFSSMEIIVKSCDDKNVPVFTSEEGLVSRGAVAAFGADMYQWGFQSGTQAAAFLKSKSTSGLAPEIVTVRRRVYNQMKAEQFGLAFDSTFTSVK
- a CDS encoding ABC transporter permease; this encodes MSFYLSAIILGLGFASLAMGIFISMRIFNIPDITTDGSFTLGGVVAAVLISDGYTPLFALPIAFFAGAAAGAITGFIHTRLKVNALLAGILVMTALYSINLAIMGRSNLPLINYPSIFSSSSFSDSLAIQQFIILTLIILVIFSALIWLLKTDFGLAMRATGNNEKMIRALGVNTDAMKIFGIALANGLTAISGYLITQIQGFADINMGIGVVIIGLGSVMIGQILFSRKGNERLLIQLTGVIIGSIVFRMILAFALSIGIDAIYLKLVVAVFVLIVVSIPNLKSKA
- a CDS encoding TPM domain-containing protein, encoding MLSPQFYRSLLAVCLVLFSFAGIAADDFPEKPNRLVTDFTGTLRPDELQSIENKLVAFDDTTSMQIAVVVMASVGNYDISDYAVQLFNKWKIGDKSNNSGVLLLVAKDDRKVWITTGYGMEGVFPDALVKQVIDREIVPKFRSGDYFGGIDAGTSAITGIVTGEYKASGKKSKGDKGGIFPFLMVAFIFFVIIISQVGRAKRYGRKNNLGFWAAWALLNAASSRSHGSWGGFTGGGGGFGGGGGFGGFGGGSSGGGGAGGSW
- a CDS encoding LemA family protein; this encodes MKKYLIWIILGVLVLFSITSYNGLVGSRESVNKAWANVETQYQRRADLIPNLVNTVKGAADFEKSTLTAVMEARAQATSIRIDPNNITPEKLREFQAAQAQVGGALGRLLAVAENYPQLKAVESFNQLQAQLEGTENRITESRRQYNEAAQEYNASRTKFPRVIFASLFGFPMKPYFESDKGSEKAPEVKF
- a CDS encoding TPM domain-containing protein, which produces MAAEDKLSEKERQQILATIAAAEKNTSGEIRLFVEDVCGENVLDRAAYIFDKLGMKNTKDRNGVLFYLAFESRQFAILGDAGIHAIVKDDFWHEIKAKMTNYFTEGEFVKGLTIGIEMSGKALKTHFPYQSNDKNELSDDIVFKV
- the tilS gene encoding tRNA lysidine(34) synthetase TilS; amino-acid sequence: MLLTEFNNFLIEKDLLKQGQNVLVAVSGGLDSIVLCRLLRESKIDFVIAHCNFKLRGKESDGDEEFVKKIAAAYNVPFYSIQFKTKSYAKENKLSIQEAARELRYRWFEKIRAENEIDKIAVAHHLNDSIETFFINTIRGTGLSGMKGISALNGHIIRPLLFATREELEHFARKKKLKWREDSSNAGDDYLRNRIRHTVIPELKTKNQEFEKACNAPLIFLILLITYRKHLLKTGKRKILQ